One genomic window of Mercenaria mercenaria strain notata chromosome 2, MADL_Memer_1, whole genome shotgun sequence includes the following:
- the LOC123564889 gene encoding cysteine-rich and transmembrane domain-containing protein 1-like: protein MSYTNPSAPYPQQPPPYGAAGQYNNGPYPPAGAYQPPAGAYQPPAGAYPQPGPYQQQPQHTTVYVYDNNDRYNQQRRDEELAEDCCLLACCWAMLCCCLASQS from the exons ATGAGTTACACGAATCCATCAGCTCCTTATCCACAGCAGCCCCCTCCTTACGGAGCAGCGGGGCAATACAATAACGGACCATACCCGCCCGCTGGGGCTTATCAACCACCCGCCGGGGCTTATCAACCACCCGCCGGGGCGTATCCACAGCCAGGGCCGTATCAGCAACAACCACAACACACTACAGT ATATGTATATGACAACAATGACAGATACAACCAACAGAGACGGGACGAGGAATTAGCAGAAGACTGTTGTTTACTGGCATGTTGTTGGGCAATGCTGTGTTGTTGTCTAGCCAGTCAGTCATAA